One region of uncultured Sulfurimonas sp. genomic DNA includes:
- a CDS encoding FtsX-like permease family protein — MPTKINFYLIEYAINAIFRQKYKSFFITTVLTFLVFLLTSIFFITNSIKYELNSTVDALPEIVVQKIKAGRHYDIDADIQEDILGITGVVDAVSRVWGYYYFENAGVNFSIVGIDEFEAQYKNSLKNVVKSGNLGDSQNSFMVVGSGVKQTMYDNYYKEYFNFIRPDGTLKKVEVVGVFDGDTQLESNDMIVMSKENVREIFDIDENKATDIVVKVSNPDEVATIASKIKLMLPDSRIITKNDLKISYQNIFDYKSGIFLALFIISLFTFFIIIYDKASGLSSEEKREIGILKAIGWRVDDVLKEKFYEGFIISFIAYLLGVILSVGFVYIFQAPLLQNIFTGYSQLKTSFELPFIFDVQTLFLVFFLSVPIYIAATIIPSWKTATLDADEVIR; from the coding sequence ATGCCAACTAAAATTAATTTTTATCTTATAGAGTATGCTATAAATGCTATATTCAGACAAAAATACAAAAGTTTTTTTATAACTACTGTACTTACTTTTCTTGTTTTTTTATTAACAAGTATTTTTTTCATAACAAACTCAATAAAATATGAACTAAACTCTACAGTAGATGCTCTTCCTGAAATAGTAGTTCAAAAGATAAAGGCAGGACGACATTACGATATAGATGCAGATATACAAGAAGATATCTTGGGAATTACAGGAGTTGTAGATGCTGTATCTCGTGTTTGGGGTTATTACTACTTTGAAAATGCTGGTGTAAATTTTTCTATAGTTGGAATTGATGAGTTTGAAGCCCAATACAAAAATTCGTTAAAGAATGTAGTAAAAAGTGGAAATCTTGGAGATAGTCAAAATAGTTTTATGGTAGTTGGTAGCGGAGTTAAGCAGACTATGTACGACAACTATTATAAAGAGTATTTTAATTTTATAAGACCAGATGGGACTCTTAAAAAAGTTGAAGTGGTTGGTGTTTTTGATGGAGATACTCAACTAGAATCAAATGATATGATAGTAATGTCAAAAGAGAATGTTAGAGAGATTTTTGACATAGATGAAAACAAGGCTACAGACATAGTTGTAAAAGTCTCAAATCCTGATGAAGTAGCAACCATAGCATCTAAGATAAAATTAATGCTTCCAGATAGCAGAATCATCACTAAAAATGATTTGAAAATATCTTATCAAAATATTTTTGACTATAAAAGTGGTATATTTTTAGCCCTTTTTATTATCTCATTATTTACATTTTTTATAATCATCTATGATAAAGCAAGTGGTTTAAGTAGTGAAGAAAAGAGAGAGATAGGGATACTTAAAGCTATAGGTTGGAGAGTTGATGATGTTTTAAAAGAGAAGTTTTACGAAGGTTTTATTATCTCTTTTATAGCTTATCTACTTGGTGTCATCTTATCCGTTGGATTTGTTTACATTTTTCAAGCTCCACTTTTACAAAATATATTTACAGGTTATTCTCAGCTAAAGACATCATTTGAACTTCCTTTTATCTTTGATGTTCAAACTCTCTTTTTAGTCTTTTTCTTAAGTGTACCTATTTACATAGCTGCGACAATTATCCCATCTTGGAAAACAGCTACTTTAGATGCTGATGAGGTTATAAGATAA
- a CDS encoding ABC transporter ATP-binding protein, translating into MIELKNVTKTYEINKNNIVTALQDINISIQEGELVVLKGASGSGKSSVLSLIAALSKPTSGEVIVDAKHISKLPDNFASEYRRDNIGFIFQKYNLIPTLSVKENILLPLVPLNPDANDASKKLNFVMDMFKIEHKQNAIIKNLSGGEQQRVAIARANVNNPKIIIADEPTANLDEKLSLHFIEMLRELKAQKKTIVIATHDPLFFGLDLVDREIEMHNGVIV; encoded by the coding sequence ATGATAGAACTTAAAAACGTAACAAAAACATATGAGATAAACAAAAACAATATAGTTACAGCACTTCAAGATATAAATATCAGCATCCAAGAGGGTGAACTTGTAGTTTTAAAAGGTGCTAGTGGTAGTGGAAAGAGTAGTGTTCTCTCACTAATTGCAGCACTTTCTAAACCAACAAGTGGAGAGGTTATAGTAGATGCTAAGCACATCTCAAAACTGCCAGATAACTTTGCATCTGAGTATAGACGAGATAATATAGGTTTTATCTTTCAAAAGTATAACCTTATACCTACTCTAAGTGTTAAAGAAAATATTTTGCTTCCTTTAGTTCCGCTAAACCCAGATGCAAATGATGCTAGTAAAAAACTAAACTTTGTTATGGATATGTTTAAGATAGAACATAAACAAAATGCCATCATTAAAAATCTCTCAGGTGGAGAACAACAACGTGTGGCTATTGCTAGAGCAAATGTTAACAATCCTAAAATCATTATAGCAGATGAGCCAACTGCAAACTTAGATGAAAAACTATCTCTTCATTTTATAGAGATGCTTCGAGAATTAAAAGCTCAGAAAAAAACTATAGTAATTGCAACTCATGATCCACTCTTTTTTGGTCTTGACTTGGTTGATAGGGAGATAGAGATGCATAATGGGGTAATAGTTTGA
- a CDS encoding Crp/Fnr family transcriptional regulator: MRTKLRNIDMFKDLDEDTIKRIEKFTTAHTISKDNIVFYEGDESKFLYLLVHGIIKLYKTSSNHKEIVLKYFHKSELIGEVANFEQIPYPATAKAYTDVEILKIDFDSLKDIIYSSPELSFIIQTSLIKKIKNLETIISTNLVLDSKERVAKYIYNHPDDFFITKNILIAEILSVSPETLSRILKFFKDQDIIDIKAKKVNKEALLEFFE, translated from the coding sequence ATGAGAACTAAACTAAGAAATATAGATATGTTCAAAGATTTGGATGAAGATACTATTAAAAGAATAGAAAAGTTTACTACAGCACACACTATATCTAAAGATAATATAGTTTTTTACGAGGGAGATGAGTCTAAGTTTTTATATCTTTTAGTTCATGGAATCATCAAACTTTATAAAACTTCATCAAATCATAAAGAGATAGTTTTAAAATATTTTCATAAAAGTGAACTTATAGGAGAGGTTGCAAATTTTGAGCAGATACCTTATCCTGCAACAGCTAAAGCTTACACAGATGTTGAAATATTAAAGATTGATTTTGACTCTTTAAAAGATATAATTTACTCAAGTCCTGAACTCTCTTTTATTATACAAACATCACTAATCAAAAAAATAAAAAATCTTGAAACTATAATATCTACAAATTTAGTATTAGATTCTAAAGAGAGAGTTGCAAAGTATATATATAATCATCCTGATGATTTTTTTATTACTAAAAATATTCTTATTGCAGAGATATTAAGCGTTTCTCCTGAAACATTAAGTAGAATTTTAAAATTTTTTAAAGATCAAGATATCATAGACATAAAAGCTAAAAAAGTAAATAAAGAAGCACTGTTAGAATTTTTTGAATAA
- a CDS encoding amidohydrolase family protein: MIISNAVVCDVNGEYKSDIRIEDGVITELGLNLDGEEKVDVNGAYLLPYLVDTNVRLQDSILNSKNIKAISKEALLGGVGHIVLNADSSPAIDNEVVLEFAQNGLHNLEDAKIDLMLNSLKEDTTLSNIAILLKSGAVAPYMSTIAKNDVAIKIAEYVQMYNTTLFCKAEDNSLIKSGVMLDGDVSSKLGLAGIPDLSEVLHVSRMIEIARHFNIKILFKSIASPRSISLITKAKKDGVNVKCEVSINHLTHSDEACEGFNTTAKLDPPLASKSDVKLLIDALKNGEIDVLTTLHQPSSPINKEVAFYDADYGCEALCDAMPIYYTKLVKSGLLSMQELLKLTSQNPAKTIGLDAGEIKVGNKLNAFVFATESLNKVLNKQSLYFGETLSGEVINISKL; the protein is encoded by the coding sequence ATGATAATATCAAATGCTGTAGTATGTGATGTTAATGGTGAGTACAAATCTGATATACGTATAGAAGATGGTGTTATAACTGAACTTGGTTTAAACTTAGATGGTGAAGAAAAAGTAGATGTAAATGGTGCATATTTGTTACCATACTTAGTTGATACAAATGTAAGACTTCAAGACTCTATACTAAATTCTAAAAACATTAAAGCAATATCTAAAGAAGCACTTCTTGGCGGAGTAGGGCATATAGTATTAAATGCTGATAGCTCTCCTGCTATAGATAATGAAGTTGTTTTAGAATTTGCTCAAAATGGATTGCATAATCTCGAAGATGCAAAAATCGACTTAATGTTGAACTCTTTAAAAGAAGATACTACATTAAGTAATATCGCTATATTGCTTAAAAGTGGTGCAGTAGCTCCTTATATGAGTACGATAGCTAAAAATGATGTGGCTATAAAAATAGCAGAGTATGTACAAATGTACAATACAACTCTCTTTTGTAAAGCAGAAGATAACTCTCTTATAAAAAGTGGAGTTATGCTTGATGGAGATGTTAGCTCAAAACTTGGACTAGCAGGTATTCCTGATCTTAGTGAGGTTTTGCACGTATCTCGTATGATAGAAATTGCTAGACATTTTAATATTAAAATCCTTTTTAAGTCTATAGCATCTCCTCGTTCGATTTCTCTTATAACAAAAGCAAAAAAAGATGGAGTAAATGTTAAGTGTGAAGTATCTATAAATCATCTAACTCACTCAGATGAAGCTTGTGAAGGTTTTAATACTACCGCAAAACTTGACCCTCCTTTAGCATCTAAGAGTGATGTAAAACTTTTAATAGATGCACTTAAAAATGGTGAAATAGATGTACTTACAACTCTTCATCAACCAAGTTCTCCTATAAATAAAGAAGTTGCTTTTTATGATGCAGATTATGGCTGTGAAGCACTTTGTGATGCGATGCCTATTTATTACACCAAACTTGTTAAAAGTGGATTACTTTCAATGCAAGAGTTACTAAAACTTACATCGCAAAATCCTGCAAAAACTATAGGTCTAGATGCAGGAGAGATAAAAGTAGGAAATAAACTAAACGCATTTGTTTTTGCTACAGAGAGTTTAAATAAAGTTCTGAACAAACAATCTCTTTATTTTGGTGAAACTCTAAGTGGAGAAGTTATCAATATAAGTAAATTATGA
- a CDS encoding response regulator — MKIIILDDSLTIRIVIESFLEDFGVKEDEIFSFENAYEALEFIKNNGADIIFSDINMPEMNGYEFAKEVFKVIPNIKSSFFAVSGDENLESFANMKKVGAKRFLKKPISSEHFKHFVEPEILKRRQ; from the coding sequence ATGAAAATAATAATACTAGATGATTCTTTAACAATTAGAATAGTGATAGAGTCCTTTTTGGAGGATTTTGGTGTTAAAGAAGATGAAATATTTTCTTTTGAAAATGCTTATGAAGCTCTTGAGTTTATAAAAAACAATGGAGCAGATATAATTTTCTCAGATATAAATATGCCAGAGATGAATGGATATGAGTTTGCAAAAGAGGTATTTAAAGTCATACCAAATATAAAAAGTTCTTTTTTTGCTGTAAGTGGAGATGAAAATCTTGAGAGTTTTGCAAATATGAAAAAAGTTGGAGCTAAACGTTTTTTAAAAAAACCTATTAGTAGCGAACACTTTAAACACTTCGTGGAACCTGAAATATTAAAGCGTCGCCAATAA
- the tgt gene encoding tRNA guanosine(34) transglycosylase Tgt: protein MEFTLDATSKNARACTIKTAHSTIKTPVFMPVGTLGSIKSLDMDDVLNMLGAEIILANTYHMYLRPGDKTVAKMGKLHGFTTFPKSFLTDSGGFQAFSLSDISKPKADGIEFRSHIDGSKHFFTPKKVIDIQNNLGSDIMMILDDLVALPASQERIKLSIERTTAWAKESIEYFRQKQANGIGVDQNIFAIIQGGTDKAFRTKSATELCALDYDGFAIGGLSVGELNNEMYDTVEHTTQYMPKDKPRYLMGVGTPEDLIENIERGIDMFDCVMPTRNARNGTLFTSFGKLNIKGAKFKEDSAPIDPECKCITCQRYSRAYLNHMFRAREITYFRLATIHNLHYYLNLMKEVRVAILEDKFAEFKEEFYRKRT, encoded by the coding sequence ATGGAATTTACTCTAGATGCTACCTCGAAAAATGCTCGTGCTTGTACTATAAAAACAGCTCACTCAACTATAAAAACACCTGTATTTATGCCAGTTGGAACATTAGGTAGTATAAAATCTCTTGATATGGATGATGTTTTAAATATGCTAGGTGCTGAAATAATTTTAGCAAATACTTACCATATGTATCTTCGTCCTGGAGATAAGACAGTTGCAAAGATGGGAAAACTTCATGGTTTTACAACATTTCCAAAGAGTTTTTTAACAGATAGTGGCGGTTTTCAAGCATTTTCACTTAGTGATATCTCAAAACCAAAAGCAGACGGTATAGAGTTTCGCTCACATATTGATGGCTCAAAACACTTCTTTACACCTAAAAAAGTTATAGATATTCAAAATAATCTTGGCTCAGATATTATGATGATTTTAGATGATTTAGTTGCACTTCCTGCATCACAAGAACGCATAAAACTAAGCATCGAAAGAACTACTGCTTGGGCAAAAGAGTCTATAGAGTATTTTAGACAAAAACAAGCAAATGGTATCGGAGTAGATCAAAACATATTTGCCATCATCCAAGGTGGAACAGACAAAGCCTTTAGAACAAAGTCTGCAACTGAACTTTGCGCACTTGATTATGATGGTTTTGCTATTGGTGGGCTTAGTGTTGGAGAGTTAAACAACGAAATGTACGATACAGTTGAGCACACAACACAGTATATGCCAAAAGATAAACCTCGTTATCTTATGGGTGTTGGAACTCCTGAAGATTTGATAGAAAATATTGAGAGAGGCATCGATATGTTTGACTGTGTTATGCCAACTCGTAATGCTAGAAACGGTACTCTTTTTACATCTTTTGGAAAGCTAAATATTAAAGGTGCAAAATTTAAAGAAGACTCCGCTCCAATAGACCCAGAATGTAAGTGTATAACTTGTCAAAGATACTCTCGTGCATATTTAAATCATATGTTTAGAGCTCGTGAAATCACATACTTTAGACTTGCAACTATTCATAATCTTCACTACTATTTAAATCTTATGAAAGAAGTTAGAGTTGCTATTTTAGAAGATAAATTTGCCGAATTTAAAGAAGAATTTTACAGAAAAAGAACTTAG
- the efp gene encoding elongation factor P, protein MATIGMGDIKKGVRLIVGEVPCRVVEFQHVKPGKGAAFVRMKAKSFLNGKVVEKTIHAGDKFEVPIIDYKTMQYLYDDGEMYQFMDNDTYDQLGLTYEQCDDASKWFKDGINVDIIFYKGEAISVAAPETMELIITETPPNFKGDTSSGSKKPATLETGAVVQVPYHVLEGDLIKVNTVDGEYLEKVK, encoded by the coding sequence ATGGCAACTATCGGTATGGGCGATATAAAAAAAGGTGTTCGTTTAATAGTGGGAGAAGTTCCTTGTAGAGTAGTTGAGTTTCAACATGTTAAACCTGGAAAAGGTGCAGCATTTGTTCGTATGAAAGCAAAAAGTTTTTTAAATGGTAAAGTTGTTGAGAAAACTATTCATGCTGGAGATAAGTTTGAAGTTCCAATAATTGACTATAAAACTATGCAATATCTTTATGATGATGGCGAAATGTATCAGTTTATGGATAATGATACATATGATCAACTAGGTTTAACTTATGAGCAATGTGATGATGCATCTAAGTGGTTTAAAGATGGAATTAATGTTGATATTATTTTTTATAAAGGTGAAGCTATCTCTGTTGCTGCTCCTGAGACTATGGAACTTATTATTACTGAAACTCCTCCAAACTTCAAAGGCGATACTTCAAGTGGAAGTAAAAAACCTGCAACTTTAGAAACTGGTGCTGTAGTTCAAGTTCCTTACCACGTACTAGAGGGTGATTTAATAAAAGTAAACACGGTAGATGGTGAGTACTTAGAAAAAGTTAAATAA
- a CDS encoding helix-hairpin-helix domain-containing protein, whose product MGLTNKQLPRLGFLYLDYVLRFFDHSNFKGWPNKIETVTYHWKNDKDRFIKEVKRKKIDVLIGNIPATAYETFREIARELPHVRFIPSMDTQFSNKSKENVTRFAWKYDLPIPKTYIYYKHDNADKFLKKCEYPKIIKKSYGPSNYGGYFVHKVDSYKEAKELFDEKKYHPQYFQDFVPMEADIRVMLIGHKPVCAFWRRAPEGEWLTNTSQGGSMDYNDVPKNVLDLAVQVSKAAKAEYWACDVAYGRDGKVRILECATAFAAFPYIRDWIGQYLMWSLSEGRFRKPHAPMFNWEELGKLDSSILRTMRHITFGEYNSSYDGAYFGKKRKLFGENEVYIHVLDREYKMHDVKRRWSEEWPSEIYNYQDNLALKSSKKSAKKEIANDKNVPHPTKDESTESDAQEAKITKEELNDFLTSIDGIGEKKVEKIIQHFGDVDEVVGILYQNSSILTEVKGITKKLASKIEKAWNKLLK is encoded by the coding sequence ATGGGACTAACTAATAAGCAACTACCAAGATTAGGTTTTTTATACCTTGATTATGTTTTGAGATTTTTTGATCATTCGAACTTTAAGGGATGGCCAAACAAGATAGAAACTGTTACTTACCACTGGAAAAATGATAAAGATAGATTTATCAAAGAGGTTAAGAGAAAAAAAATTGATGTTCTTATAGGTAATATCCCAGCTACTGCTTATGAAACTTTCAGAGAAATCGCACGTGAGTTGCCTCATGTTCGATTTATCCCTTCTATGGATACTCAGTTTTCCAACAAATCAAAAGAAAATGTTACAAGATTTGCATGGAAATATGACTTGCCAATTCCTAAGACATACATTTATTATAAGCATGATAATGCAGATAAGTTTCTTAAAAAATGTGAATATCCAAAAATCATTAAAAAGTCTTACGGTCCATCAAACTATGGTGGATATTTTGTTCATAAAGTAGATAGCTACAAAGAAGCAAAAGAGCTTTTTGATGAGAAAAAATACCATCCTCAATACTTCCAAGACTTTGTTCCTATGGAAGCTGATATCCGCGTGATGTTAATAGGTCATAAGCCTGTTTGTGCTTTTTGGAGACGCGCTCCTGAGGGTGAATGGCTTACTAACACTTCTCAAGGTGGAAGTATGGACTATAACGATGTTCCTAAAAATGTTCTTGATTTAGCTGTTCAAGTATCAAAAGCTGCTAAGGCTGAGTATTGGGCTTGTGATGTAGCTTATGGTAGAGATGGTAAAGTTCGCATCTTGGAGTGTGCTACTGCATTTGCTGCTTTTCCGTACATTAGAGATTGGATAGGTCAATATTTGATGTGGAGTTTAAGTGAGGGTAGATTTAGAAAACCTCATGCTCCAATGTTTAACTGGGAAGAGTTAGGTAAACTAGATAGCTCAATCCTTAGAACTATGAGACACATAACTTTTGGAGAGTATAACTCTAGTTATGATGGTGCATATTTTGGTAAAAAGAGAAAACTTTTTGGAGAAAATGAAGTTTATATTCATGTATTAGATAGAGAATATAAAATGCATGATGTAAAAAGAAGATGGAGCGAAGAGTGGCCAAGTGAGATTTATAATTATCAAGATAATCTTGCGTTAAAATCATCTAAAAAATCTGCAAAAAAAGAGATTGCAAATGATAAAAATGTCCCTCATCCTACTAAAGATGAATCAACTGAATCAGATGCTCAAGAAGCAAAAATTACCAAAGAAGAGTTGAACGATTTTTTAACTTCCATAGATGGTATTGGAGAGAAAAAAGTTGAAAAAATCATACAACATTTTGGTGATGTAGATGAAGTTGTTGGTATTCTTTATCAAAACAGTTCTATACTTACTGAAGTAAAAGGTATTACTAAAAAACTTGCATCTAAGATAGAAAAAGCTTGGAATAAACTTTTAAAGTAA